The following are encoded in a window of Sminthopsis crassicaudata isolate SCR6 chromosome 5, ASM4859323v1, whole genome shotgun sequence genomic DNA:
- the TAMALIN gene encoding protein TAMALIN — protein MTLRHLRKLQQKEEAAAAPDPAAAATPDQGAAPAPAPASVPVPAPVPAPAASSGEDLYAALEDYHPAELYRALAVSGGTLPRRKGSALRWKNLNQSPEQQRKVLTLEKEENETFGFEIQTYGLHHREKQKVEMVTFVCRVHEASPAQLAGLTPGDTIASVNGLNVEGIRHREIVDIIKASGNVLRLETVYGTSIRKAELEARLQYLKQTLYEKWGEYRSLMVQEQRLVHGIVVKDPSIYDTLESVRSCLYGAGLLPGSLPFGPLLSAPGSARSSSGRTREGSDDSVYHTCFFGGAEPPALCPPARTQAPPPPPAPRPLLSRSASVKCPGPGGGGGGGALGQLWTEAREQGLCGPGLRKTKYQSFRRRLLKFIPGLNRSLEEEESQL, from the exons ATGACCCTCCGCCACCTTCGGAAGCTGCAACAGAAGGAAGAGGCAGCGGCCGCGCCGGACCCCGCTGCCGCCGCCACCCCAGATCAAGGggcggccccggccccggccccggcctcGGTCCCAGTTCCAGCCCCGGTCCCGGCTCCTGCAGCCTCCTCAGGGGAGGACCTGTACGCCGCGCTCGAGGACTACCACCCGGCTGAACTGTACCGCGCGCTGGCCGTGTCTGGGGGGACCTTGCCCCGCCGCAAG GGCTCAGCTCTCCGATGGAAAAATCTCAACCAGAGTCCAGAGCAGCAAAG GAAAGTGCTCACCCTGGAGAAGGAGGAAAACGAGACCTTTGGCTTTGAAATCcag ACTTACGGCCTTCACCATAGAGAGAAGCAGAAAGTGGAAATGGTGACCTTTGTGTGCCGAGTTCACGAGGCCAGCCCTGCCCAGTTAGCAGGACTCACACCAG GAGATACAATTGCCAGTGTGAATGGTCTCAACGTGGAAGGAATCAGGCACCGGGAGATCGTGGATATCATCAAAGCATCTGGCAACGTTCTCAG ACTGGAAACAGTGTATGGAACCTCCATCCGGAAGGCAGAGTTGGAGGCCAGGCTGCAGTATCTGAAG CAAACTTTATATGAGAAATGGGGGGAATATCGGTCACTGATGGTGCAAGAGCAGCGACTAGTGCACG GTATCGTGGTGAAGGACCCCAGTATCTACGATACCCTGGAGTCCGTGCGCTCCTGCCTCTACGGGGCGGGGCTCCTCCCAGGCTCGCTGCCCTTCGGACCTCTGCTGTCGGCCCCGGGAAGCGCCCGAAGCAGTTCAGGCCGCACCCGCGAAGGTTCCGATGACTCAGTCTACCACACTTGCTTCTTTGGAGGGGCAGAGCCCCCAGCCCTGTGCCCTCCAGCCCGCACCcaggccccgcccccgcccccggcGCCCCGGCCCCTGCTGAGTCGCAGCGCCAGTGTCAAGTGCCCGGGACCCGGAGGAGGCGGGGGAGGCGGCGCCTTGGGCCAGCTGTGGACTGAGGCCCGGGAGCAGGGGCTGTGCGGCCCAGGGCTGCGCAAAACCAAGTACCAGAGCTTCCGCCGGCGGCTGCTCAAATTCATCCCGGGACTGAACCGCtccttggaggaggaggagagtcaGCTGTAG